Proteins co-encoded in one Bacillus sp. FSL H8-0547 genomic window:
- a CDS encoding F0F1 ATP synthase subunit gamma, whose protein sequence is MASLRDIKSRITSTKKTSQITKAMEMVSAAKLNRAENNAKSFGPYMDKIQEVVASIALGSTDVSHPMLVSRPVKKTAYLVITSDRGLAGALNSNVLRTVHQAIQKRHSSKDEYAVIAIGKIGREFFKKRGVQIALEVTGIADDTSFSEIKDLTANTVNMFNDGTFDEIYVYYNHFVSVIQQDVTEKKLLPLTDLGASSAKKTSYEFEPSKEEILEVLLPQYAESLIYGALLDSKASEHAARMTAMKNATDNAKELINSLTLSYNRARQAAITQEITEIVGGAAALE, encoded by the coding sequence TTGGCATCATTACGCGACATTAAATCAAGAATCACCTCAACAAAGAAGACGAGCCAGATTACAAAGGCGATGGAGATGGTTTCAGCAGCGAAGCTGAACCGTGCCGAAAACAATGCAAAGTCGTTTGGACCTTACATGGATAAGATTCAAGAAGTCGTTGCAAGCATTGCACTTGGCAGCACGGATGTATCCCACCCGATGCTCGTCAGCCGACCTGTGAAGAAAACAGCTTATCTCGTCATCACGTCTGACCGCGGACTTGCAGGTGCCTTAAACAGTAACGTACTGCGTACTGTGCATCAGGCAATCCAAAAGCGTCATTCGTCTAAAGATGAATATGCTGTTATCGCAATCGGTAAGATCGGACGCGAATTCTTCAAAAAACGCGGTGTGCAGATCGCACTTGAGGTAACAGGAATTGCAGATGACACGTCATTTTCTGAGATAAAAGATCTTACAGCAAATACAGTGAATATGTTCAATGATGGCACATTCGACGAAATCTATGTGTACTACAACCATTTTGTAAGTGTCATCCAGCAGGACGTAACAGAGAAAAAGCTTCTTCCTCTTACTGATCTTGGTGCGTCATCAGCAAAGAAAACATCTTATGAATTCGAACCATCCAAAGAAGAGATCTTAGAAGTACTGTTACCACAATATGCTGAAAGTCTCATCTACGGCGCGTTACTTGACAGCAAGGCTTCTGAGCATGCTGCCCGTATGACGGCAATGAAAAATGCGACAGACAATGCAAAAGAACTTATTAACAGTCTTACTCTTTCTTACAACCGTGCACGTCAGGCTGCGATCACTCAGGAAATTACGGAGATCGTCGGCGGGGCTGCGGCACTCGAATAG
- the atpD gene encoding F0F1 ATP synthase subunit beta has product MNKGRVTQVMGPVVDVKFQSGQLPEIYNALKVTFQGRTEGEAASELTLEVALHLGDDTVRTVAMASTDGLVRGSEVLDTGAAISVPVGDVTLGRVFNVLGDNIDLDAAIPAEARRDPIHRQAPKFDQLSTEVEILETGIKVVDLLAPYIKGGKIGLFGGAGVGKTVLIQELINNIAQEHGGISVFAGVGERTREGNDLYHEMTDSGVIKKTAMVFGQMNEPPGARMRVALTGLTMAEFFRDDQGQDVLFFMDNIFRFTQAGSEVSALLGRMPSAVGYQPTLATEMGQLQERITSTNVGSVTSIQAIYVPADDYTDPAPATTFAHLDATTNLERKLSEMGIYPAVDPLASTSRALSPEIVGEEHYAVARQVQQTLQRYKELQDIIAILGMDELSDEDKLVVHRARRVQFFLSQNFHVAEQFTGQAGSYVPVKETVKGFKEILEGKYDHLPEDAFRLVGRIEDVIESAKSMGVEV; this is encoded by the coding sequence ATGAATAAAGGACGCGTTACTCAAGTTATGGGTCCGGTTGTTGACGTAAAGTTCCAAAGCGGTCAGCTTCCTGAAATCTATAACGCCCTTAAAGTTACTTTCCAGGGACGCACTGAAGGCGAAGCAGCTTCAGAATTAACATTGGAAGTTGCCCTTCACCTTGGTGACGACACAGTTCGTACTGTTGCAATGGCTTCAACAGACGGTCTTGTGCGCGGAAGTGAAGTACTGGATACAGGTGCGGCAATCTCTGTACCGGTTGGAGACGTTACACTTGGACGTGTATTCAACGTACTTGGAGACAATATCGATTTGGATGCAGCAATTCCTGCTGAAGCTCGTCGTGATCCAATCCACAGACAAGCGCCAAAATTCGATCAGCTTTCTACTGAGGTAGAAATTCTTGAAACTGGAATTAAAGTAGTAGACCTACTTGCTCCATACATCAAAGGCGGAAAAATCGGTCTTTTCGGTGGTGCGGGTGTAGGTAAAACAGTACTTATCCAGGAGCTTATCAACAACATCGCTCAGGAGCATGGCGGTATCTCTGTATTCGCCGGCGTAGGTGAGCGTACTCGTGAAGGAAACGACCTTTACCATGAAATGACAGACTCTGGTGTTATCAAGAAGACTGCCATGGTATTCGGACAGATGAATGAGCCGCCTGGCGCACGTATGCGTGTTGCACTGACAGGTCTTACAATGGCTGAATTCTTCCGTGATGACCAAGGACAGGACGTTCTTTTCTTCATGGATAACATCTTCCGTTTCACACAGGCAGGTTCAGAGGTATCAGCCCTTCTTGGCCGTATGCCATCTGCGGTAGGTTACCAGCCGACACTTGCAACTGAAATGGGTCAGCTTCAGGAGCGTATCACGTCTACTAACGTTGGTTCTGTTACATCGATCCAGGCGATCTATGTACCGGCCGATGACTATACGGATCCGGCTCCTGCAACAACATTCGCTCACTTGGATGCAACAACGAACCTTGAGCGTAAACTATCTGAAATGGGTATTTACCCGGCAGTGGATCCGCTTGCTTCGACATCACGCGCATTGTCTCCTGAAATCGTTGGAGAAGAGCACTACGCGGTTGCACGTCAAGTACAGCAGACACTGCAGCGTTATAAAGAGCTTCAGGATATCATCGCGATCCTTGGTATGGATGAGCTTTCTGATGAAGATAAATTAGTCGTGCACCGTGCACGCCGAGTTCAATTCTTCCTGTCCCAAAACTTCCACGTTGCTGAGCAGTTTACTGGCCAGGCAGGTTCATATGTACCTGTTAAAGAGACAGTTAAAGGCTTCAAGGAAATCCTTGAGGGCAAGTACGATCATCTTCCTGAAGATGCTTTCCGTCTTGTGGGACGCATTGAAGATGTCATCGAAAGTGCGAAAAGCATGGGTGTAGAAGTCTAA
- the atpA gene encoding F0F1 ATP synthase subunit alpha, with amino-acid sequence MSIKAEEISALIKKQIESYQSDIKVSDVGTVIQIGDGIARAHGLDNVMAGELVEFSNGVMGMAQNLESNNVGIIILGPYADIREGDEVRRTGRIMEVPVGEELIGRVVNSLGQPVDGLGPIETKHTRPIESPAPGVMDRKSVHEPLQTGIKAIDALIPIGRGQRELIIGDRQTGKTSVAIDTILNQKDENMICIYVAIGQKESTVRGVVETLRKNGALDYTIVVTASASQPAPLLFLAPYAGVTMGEHFMYNGKHVLVVYDDLTKQASAYRELSLLLRRPPGREAYPGDVFYLHSRLLERAAKLSDAKGAGSLTALPFIETQAGDVSAYIPTNVISITDGQIFLQSDLFFSGVRPAVNAGLSVSRVGGSAQIKAMKKVSGTLRLDLASYRELEAFAQFGSDLDKATQAKLNRGARTVEVLKQGLNKPLAVEKQVAILYALTKGFLDDIPVEDIKRFEEEYFSFLEQNNKAMLDHIRTTGNLPEDSEFQSAITAFKKTFAISE; translated from the coding sequence ATGAGCATCAAAGCAGAAGAAATTAGTGCACTGATTAAAAAGCAAATTGAAAGCTATCAGTCTGATATCAAAGTTAGTGATGTAGGTACAGTTATCCAGATTGGTGACGGTATCGCCCGTGCTCATGGCCTCGACAATGTCATGGCTGGAGAGCTTGTTGAATTTTCAAACGGCGTAATGGGTATGGCTCAAAACCTTGAGTCAAACAACGTGGGTATCATCATCCTCGGACCATACGCAGACATCCGTGAAGGCGACGAAGTGCGCCGCACTGGACGCATCATGGAGGTTCCTGTAGGTGAGGAACTGATCGGACGCGTTGTAAACTCTCTGGGACAGCCTGTTGACGGCCTTGGTCCAATCGAAACAAAACATACACGCCCAATTGAGAGCCCTGCTCCAGGCGTTATGGATCGTAAATCTGTTCATGAACCGCTTCAAACAGGAATTAAAGCGATTGACGCTCTTATTCCGATTGGCCGCGGACAGCGTGAGCTTATCATCGGTGACCGTCAGACTGGTAAAACATCTGTAGCCATCGATACCATTCTTAACCAAAAAGACGAAAACATGATCTGTATCTATGTTGCTATTGGACAAAAAGAATCGACTGTCCGCGGCGTAGTAGAAACACTGCGTAAAAATGGCGCATTAGATTACACAATCGTTGTTACTGCATCTGCTTCACAGCCTGCACCGCTATTGTTCTTAGCTCCTTATGCCGGTGTAACAATGGGTGAGCATTTCATGTACAATGGCAAGCACGTTCTTGTTGTGTATGATGACTTAACAAAACAGGCATCTGCATACCGTGAACTTTCCTTGCTTCTTCGCCGTCCTCCAGGCCGTGAAGCATATCCTGGTGACGTTTTCTACTTGCATTCACGCCTTCTTGAGCGTGCTGCAAAACTCAGTGATGCAAAAGGTGCCGGTTCACTTACAGCCCTTCCGTTCATTGAAACGCAGGCGGGCGATGTATCTGCATACATCCCGACAAATGTTATCTCCATCACTGATGGACAGATTTTCCTTCAGTCTGACCTTTTCTTCTCAGGTGTGCGTCCAGCGGTTAACGCCGGTCTTTCCGTATCACGTGTTGGAGGATCTGCTCAGATCAAAGCAATGAAAAAAGTATCAGGTACACTGCGTCTTGACCTTGCTTCATACCGTGAGCTTGAAGCATTCGCTCAGTTCGGCTCTGACCTTGATAAAGCGACTCAGGCTAAACTTAACCGCGGTGCGCGTACAGTTGAAGTTCTAAAACAGGGCTTGAACAAACCGCTTGCAGTTGAGAAGCAGGTTGCCATTCTTTATGCATTGACTAAAGGATTCCTGGATGACATTCCAGTTGAAGATATTAAACGCTTTGAAGAAGAGTACTTCTCATTCCTCGAGCAAAACAACAAAGCAATGCTTGATCACATCCGCACAACTGGCAATCTTCCTGAAGACAGTGAGTTCCAGTCTGCGATCACAGCATTCAAAAAGACATTCGCGATTTCTGAATAA
- a CDS encoding ATP synthase subunit I translates to MFDLHQIFKRQRKYIFFLLAIYVLGWGFTRYQSVFLGLIVGTAISFYSLWLLVRKYHQFSQAMEHGRKIRSLGTAARMAAAGFGVLISAQYPEYVHLIGLVIGLMTIYIVIMIDYFFYAAFNREER, encoded by the coding sequence ATGTTTGATTTGCACCAGATATTTAAAAGGCAGCGCAAATACATATTCTTTCTGCTTGCCATCTATGTGTTAGGCTGGGGCTTTACGAGATATCAGTCTGTATTTCTTGGTCTTATAGTAGGAACAGCTATCAGTTTTTACAGTTTATGGCTTCTCGTGCGCAAATACCATCAGTTCTCGCAGGCGATGGAGCACGGTCGGAAAATCAGATCTCTGGGGACAGCTGCCCGGATGGCTGCTGCGGGTTTTGGTGTGCTCATTTCAGCACAATATCCCGAGTACGTACATCTAATAGGCTTGGTTATTGGATTAATGACAATCTATATTGTTATTATGATAGATTATTTTTTTTATGCAGCATTTAACCGGGAAGAGAGGTGA
- a CDS encoding F0F1 ATP synthase subunit epsilon, with translation MKTVQVNVVTPDGPVYDADVEMVSVKAQSGELGILPGHIPMVAPLQIGAVRLKTSKSTELVAVSGGFLEVRPDKVTILAQAAETVEDIDLTRAQAAKERAEERLNTNKDDIDFKRAELALRRAMNRINVSQNKI, from the coding sequence ATGAAGACAGTACAAGTCAATGTCGTTACTCCCGATGGCCCAGTTTACGATGCAGACGTCGAAATGGTAAGTGTAAAAGCTCAAAGCGGTGAGCTTGGAATCTTGCCAGGTCATATTCCAATGGTAGCTCCACTTCAAATCGGCGCTGTCCGTTTGAAAACAAGCAAATCCACGGAACTCGTGGCTGTTAGCGGCGGCTTTTTAGAAGTACGGCCTGACAAAGTCACAATCTTGGCACAGGCTGCCGAGACTGTAGAAGATATTGATTTAACTCGTGCACAAGCAGCAAAGGAACGCGCTGAAGAACGTCTGAACACAAACAAAGACGACATCGACTTCAAGCGCGCCGAGCTTGCACTGCGCCGGGCAATGAATCGTATTAACGTATCACAGAATAAGATCTGA
- a CDS encoding F0F1 ATP synthase subunit delta produces MSKEIVAARYALALFQIAKENGTIDQIEEELLVIQKVTSENPELLNVLTHPKVLLEKKKSMMSEAFASLSQPVLSTILLLIERQRISVIPDLAEHFVKLANDERGTEDAIVYSVRLLDQDELTALSDTFAKKIGKSSLRLRNVIDQNLIGGVKLRIGNRIYDGSISGKLERIERQLVAKRS; encoded by the coding sequence ATGAGTAAAGAAATAGTTGCAGCTCGCTATGCATTGGCTCTTTTTCAAATCGCTAAGGAAAACGGCACGATTGACCAGATTGAAGAGGAACTGCTTGTCATCCAGAAGGTGACGTCAGAGAATCCTGAATTACTGAACGTGCTTACACATCCAAAAGTGCTGCTAGAAAAGAAAAAATCCATGATGAGTGAAGCGTTCGCTTCTTTATCTCAACCTGTTTTAAGTACGATTCTTCTATTGATTGAGCGTCAGCGGATCAGTGTGATTCCTGATCTTGCCGAGCATTTTGTGAAACTTGCAAACGACGAGCGGGGCACAGAGGATGCTATCGTCTATTCTGTAAGACTGCTTGATCAGGATGAATTAACAGCGCTGTCTGATACATTTGCCAAAAAAATCGGCAAATCTTCTCTTCGTTTAAGAAACGTAATTGATCAGAATCTGATCGGCGGAGTGAAGCTTCGTATCGGCAATCGCATTTATGATGGAAGCATAAGCGGTAAGCTTGAACGTATAGAGCGACAATTAGTTGCAAAAAGATCGTAG
- the atpF gene encoding F0F1 ATP synthase subunit B, producing the protein MLSMDFVLGASAGTFNGGDAIFQLVMFLILLALLRKYAFGPVMNIMKQRETYIADEISSAESTHQEAKRLVEEQKDLLKQARTEAQSLVENAKKIGEQQKEEILLAARAESDRMKKAAIQEIATEKEQAITALREQVASLSVLIATKVIEKELNEKEQEKLIHDYIKEVGEGR; encoded by the coding sequence ATGTTATCAATGGATTTTGTATTAGGAGCAAGTGCAGGAACTTTTAATGGAGGAGATGCCATTTTCCAGCTTGTCATGTTCCTGATTCTACTGGCTTTGCTTAGAAAATACGCGTTTGGCCCTGTTATGAATATTATGAAGCAGCGTGAAACATACATTGCTGATGAAATTAGCTCTGCTGAATCAACACATCAGGAAGCGAAAAGACTTGTTGAAGAGCAAAAGGATCTGCTAAAGCAGGCTCGAACTGAAGCTCAGAGCTTGGTAGAGAACGCGAAGAAAATCGGCGAACAGCAAAAAGAAGAAATTCTTCTTGCCGCCCGCGCTGAGTCAGATCGTATGAAAAAAGCCGCTATTCAGGAAATTGCTACGGAAAAAGAGCAGGCTATTACCGCTCTTCGTGAGCAAGTTGCATCACTCTCTGTATTAATTGCAACAAAAGTTATCGAAAAAGAATTGAATGAGAAAGAACAAGAAAAGCTTATCCACGATTATATCAAAGAGGTAGGCGAAGGTCGATGA
- a CDS encoding AtpZ/AtpI family protein has product MRKKERHPMQAMALMTGILSQLVGSTLIGIFSGRWLDRYFHTEPLFMIIGLLLGLAAGIAGMIKLVHHFFSGD; this is encoded by the coding sequence ATGCGCAAAAAAGAGCGTCATCCCATGCAGGCAATGGCCCTTATGACAGGCATTCTGTCTCAGCTAGTCGGTTCAACACTAATTGGCATCTTTTCAGGAAGATGGCTCGACCGTTATTTCCATACAGAACCGCTTTTTATGATCATAGGCCTTTTACTGGGCCTTGCAGCCGGAATTGCCGGCATGATCAAGCTTGTCCACCACTTTTTTTCAGGAGACTGA
- the atpB gene encoding F0F1 ATP synthase subunit A yields MDHGAPIVEFLGLNFNLSNVLMITIASLIVFLIAVLCTRTLAMKPTGAQNFVEWIVDFVRNIIKSTMDWQTGGRFLTLGIALFMYIFVANMLGLPFAIVVGHELWWKSPTADPIITLTLAVMVVALTHYYGIKMKGAAEYGKDFLKPLPFLFPLKIIEEFANTLTLGLRLYGNIYAGEILLTLLAGLATAGYAEGFGSGILGTAIAAVPMMIWQAFSIFVGSIQAFIFVMLTMVYMAHKVSHDH; encoded by the coding sequence TTGGATCACGGTGCTCCTATAGTTGAATTTCTAGGACTTAACTTCAATTTATCCAATGTTTTAATGATAACGATCGCCAGTTTGATTGTTTTCCTGATTGCGGTTTTGTGTACACGCACTCTTGCTATGAAGCCGACAGGTGCACAGAACTTTGTAGAATGGATAGTGGACTTTGTCCGCAACATTATCAAAAGCACGATGGACTGGCAGACAGGCGGCCGTTTCCTGACTCTTGGAATCGCATTATTTATGTATATTTTCGTAGCGAATATGCTGGGACTGCCTTTTGCGATTGTAGTGGGGCATGAGCTATGGTGGAAATCACCTACTGCCGATCCGATCATTACATTAACACTCGCAGTTATGGTCGTTGCACTGACGCATTATTACGGCATCAAAATGAAGGGTGCTGCGGAATACGGCAAGGATTTTCTTAAACCGCTCCCGTTTCTTTTCCCTCTTAAAATCATAGAGGAATTTGCAAACACCCTTACACTCGGACTTCGTTTATACGGTAATATTTATGCCGGTGAAATTCTGCTTACGCTTCTTGCAGGTCTTGCAACAGCAGGATATGCAGAAGGATTTGGCAGCGGAATTCTTGGCACAGCCATTGCTGCCGTGCCAATGATGATATGGCAGGCATTCAGTATCTTTGTAGGTTCAATTCAGGCGTTTATATTTGTTATGTTAACGATGGTGTATATGGCACACAAAGTGAGTCATGACCATTAA
- a CDS encoding substrate-binding domain-containing protein has protein sequence MTRRIKLVLFAFILLSLFPLYQLFQIYQSSQSFSAQAEAEEYRYRLVLISPYLGDAYWNQVITGVESAAVQAKVSLDIKGTNLPDNEELQKAMNMAISSQVDGILLLGIDDASFKETIQKATVQGIPVVTIMADLPDSLRKSYIGSNHYETGLELGNYLKKTLTGSETIGMIKGNMVTSIENERMKGLTDSLKGSSIKLAETNKQHPEDQTNELLNQYPSMKALIGTGVDDGDIIVRTIEARSALSGFKVYTFDNTQETMNLLRSGKIEGTISHSHALMGEKGVETIVKWLEKKDLPLPVTTYTKTGVMTEGTRP, from the coding sequence ATGACACGTCGTATAAAACTGGTTCTGTTTGCTTTTATTCTTCTTTCTCTTTTTCCTCTCTATCAGCTTTTTCAAATCTATCAATCCAGTCAATCGTTTTCTGCGCAGGCTGAAGCGGAGGAGTACCGGTACCGGCTTGTGCTGATTTCCCCTTATCTTGGCGATGCCTACTGGAATCAGGTGATCACAGGGGTAGAATCGGCCGCCGTTCAGGCTAAGGTCAGCCTCGACATTAAAGGGACCAATCTGCCTGATAATGAAGAGCTGCAAAAAGCGATGAATATGGCAATTTCCTCGCAGGTTGACGGCATATTGCTGCTCGGCATTGACGATGCTTCTTTTAAAGAGACGATCCAAAAGGCCACGGTACAGGGGATTCCGGTGGTGACAATCATGGCGGACCTGCCTGACAGTCTCCGGAAATCCTACATCGGATCCAATCACTATGAGACCGGCCTCGAGCTTGGAAACTATTTAAAAAAGACTCTCACCGGCAGTGAAACGATCGGCATGATTAAAGGAAACATGGTGACATCTATAGAAAACGAGAGAATGAAAGGACTGACGGACAGCCTTAAGGGCTCCTCTATTAAACTGGCTGAAACAAATAAACAGCATCCTGAGGACCAGACCAATGAGCTCCTTAATCAATATCCGTCCATGAAGGCGTTGATAGGGACGGGAGTGGATGACGGGGACATCATCGTACGGACAATTGAAGCGAGATCGGCCCTTTCAGGGTTTAAGGTCTATACATTTGATAATACCCAGGAAACGATGAATCTTCTGCGGAGCGGAAAGATTGAAGGCACAATCAGCCACAGTCATGCCTTAATGGGTGAAAAAGGCGTCGAAACCATCGTGAAATGGCTTGAAAAGAAGGACTTGCCTCTGCCCGTCACGACTTACACGAAAACAGGCGTCATGACGGAGGGAACCAGGCCGTGA
- the atpE gene encoding F0F1 ATP synthase subunit C — MGLLAAAIAIGLAALGAGIGNGLIVSRTVEGMARQPEAKSMLQTTMFIGVALVEAIPIIAVVIAFIVMGR, encoded by the coding sequence ATGGGTTTATTAGCAGCTGCAATTGCAATTGGACTAGCCGCACTTGGTGCAGGTATTGGTAACGGACTTATCGTTTCACGTACAGTTGAGGGGATGGCCCGCCAGCCGGAAGCGAAGAGCATGCTTCAAACAACAATGTTTATCGGGGTTGCACTAGTAGAGGCGATTCCAATCATCGCAGTAGTAATTGCATTCATCGTAATGGGAAGATAA